A portion of the Cyanobium sp. PCC 7001 genome contains these proteins:
- a CDS encoding ABC transporter transmembrane domain-containing protein has product MTTNPERGGTAASLGGLVQGFIHKLRSAFATSLDLIDELVHHRFFQSLRDVDWSAYQLGPILIASVLINLLELASPLYINIVYTSILPTGSMSSLVVLSVGVLLLMALGGWLKSVRLGLTGSDGARLQHQRRMEALIHFSHMRLSDYLSLSPAAHAERLNSINQLRDESSLQAVTTAIDLVFSLLFVLVLFLIAGSVGVVAVVAIVIYLLRALAFARQFEVFSKRRDLLELDRLGYQSKVMGAIDLIKSNGLGRQFLVGNEQRQEQLAWQRMVNSRFSGQQQAFSSLMSQFTLAGIVTWGAVLVIHGHLLVGALAAALLLGGKILSPWQQAMALWSSYRRLSHARDEYDALMAMPIEPEGGLEQPRLSSGSAVTISLARQPLVAIQGGSVTLLRDRNFGAEVRHLFFSLIQIEPDDQLMLNGLPIADYQREALREVIQFVDPARDFFEGTLLENITSFQPRTYQRRALFWSYLSGLDAQVRSLPNGYSTTVGTSVPTGLSKDVHQLFHVITALARSPQLLLIDLSDCAYGKDFIDGLERILRRTRGKTTVLINGAGRVLSSLSDQEVELTAAGGEVIA; this is encoded by the coding sequence GTGACAACCAACCCTGAACGTGGCGGCACGGCGGCTTCCCTGGGCGGGTTGGTCCAGGGCTTCATCCACAAGCTCCGTTCCGCCTTCGCAACGAGCCTCGATCTGATCGACGAGCTCGTGCACCACCGCTTTTTCCAGTCCCTTCGGGACGTGGACTGGAGTGCCTACCAGCTGGGGCCGATCCTGATCGCCTCGGTGCTGATCAATCTGCTGGAACTGGCCTCGCCCCTCTACATCAACATTGTCTACACCTCCATCCTGCCCACGGGCTCCATGTCCAGCCTGGTGGTGCTCTCGGTGGGGGTGCTGCTGCTGATGGCGCTGGGGGGCTGGCTGAAGTCCGTGCGCCTGGGCCTCACCGGTTCGGACGGTGCCCGCCTCCAGCACCAGCGCCGGATGGAGGCGTTGATCCACTTCTCCCACATGCGGCTGTCGGACTACCTGAGCCTGTCTCCGGCCGCCCATGCCGAGCGTCTCAACAGCATCAACCAGCTGCGGGATGAAAGCTCCCTCCAGGCGGTCACCACCGCCATCGATCTGGTCTTCTCCCTGCTGTTCGTGCTGGTGCTGTTCCTGATCGCCGGCAGCGTGGGGGTGGTGGCCGTGGTGGCGATCGTGATCTACCTGCTGCGGGCCCTGGCCTTCGCCCGCCAGTTCGAGGTGTTCTCCAAGCGGCGCGACCTCCTGGAGCTGGACCGCCTCGGCTACCAGAGCAAGGTGATGGGCGCCATCGACCTGATCAAGTCCAACGGGCTGGGCCGTCAGTTCCTGGTGGGCAATGAACAGCGGCAGGAGCAGCTGGCCTGGCAGCGGATGGTGAACTCCCGCTTCAGCGGCCAGCAGCAGGCCTTCAGCAGCCTGATGAGCCAGTTCACCCTGGCCGGCATCGTCACCTGGGGTGCGGTGCTGGTGATCCACGGCCACCTGTTGGTGGGCGCCCTGGCCGCCGCCCTGCTGCTGGGCGGCAAGATCCTCTCCCCCTGGCAGCAGGCCATGGCCCTGTGGAGCAGCTACCGCCGCCTCAGCCATGCCCGCGATGAGTACGACGCCCTGATGGCCATGCCGATCGAGCCGGAGGGGGGGCTGGAGCAGCCGCGGCTATCCAGCGGCAGCGCCGTGACCATCAGCCTCGCGCGCCAGCCCCTGGTGGCGATCCAGGGCGGCAGTGTGACCCTGCTCCGCGACAGGAACTTCGGTGCCGAAGTGCGGCACCTGTTCTTCTCCCTGATCCAGATCGAGCCGGATGACCAGCTGATGCTGAACGGTCTGCCCATCGCCGACTACCAGCGTGAGGCCCTGCGGGAGGTGATCCAGTTCGTTGACCCCGCCCGGGACTTCTTCGAGGGAACGCTCCTGGAGAACATCACCAGCTTCCAGCCCCGCACCTACCAGCGGCGTGCCCTGTTCTGGTCGTATCTCTCCGGCCTCGATGCCCAGGTCCGCTCCCTGCCCAACGGCTACAGCACCACCGTGGGGACCTCGGTTCCCACAGGACTCTCCAAGGATGTGCACCAGCTCTTCCACGTGATCACCGCCCTGGCCCGATCACCCCAGCTGCTGCTGATCGACCTGAGCGACTGTGCCTACGGCAAGGACTTCATTGATGGTTTGGAGCGGATCCTGCGCCGCACCCGGGGCAAGACCACGGTGCTGATCAACGGCGCCGGGCGTGTGCTCTCCTCCCTCAGTGACCAGGAAGTGGAACTGACCGCCGCCGGCGGTGAGGTGATCGCATGA
- a CDS encoding RNA-binding S4 domain-containing protein — MKLDQFLKFQGLAATGGEAKLRIQRGDVRVNGVIETRRGRQLAPGDAVGIDGRELLVMPGPPSR, encoded by the coding sequence GTGAAGCTCGATCAGTTCCTCAAATTCCAGGGCCTGGCGGCCACGGGCGGTGAGGCGAAGCTGCGCATCCAGCGGGGCGACGTGCGCGTCAACGGCGTGATCGAAACCCGCCGCGGCCGCCAGCTGGCTCCCGGTGATGCGGTGGGCATCGATGGCCGTGAGCTGCTGGTGATGCCCGGGCCGCCCAGCCGCTGA
- the folP gene encoding dihydropteroate synthase: MGVLNLTPDSFSDGGRYDIPRRALRHAAAMVAAGADLLDLGAQSTRPGAEEVGPEQEWRRLQPVLSAVRASQPQLPLSVDTFQPAVAEAALAAGASWINDVRGANPDRRDPAMARLVAASGCPYVLMHSRGDSAGMDARAVYGDVVEEVRGELLQATEAAAAAGVAAERIVWDPGLGFAKTTEQNLALLRHLDRLGAEGFPLLVGPSRKRFIGAVLDQPRPRARIWGTAAVCAHAIGQGAAVLRVHDVAPISQIARMLAAIGSDPQEIA; the protein is encoded by the coding sequence ATGGGGGTGCTCAACCTCACCCCCGATTCCTTCAGCGACGGCGGCCGCTACGACATACCCCGCCGGGCCCTGCGCCATGCCGCCGCCATGGTGGCCGCCGGTGCCGACCTGCTCGACCTGGGCGCCCAGAGCACCCGCCCCGGGGCCGAGGAGGTGGGGCCCGAGCAGGAGTGGCGGCGCCTGCAGCCCGTGCTCTCCGCGGTGCGGGCCTCCCAGCCCCAGCTGCCCCTCTCGGTGGACACCTTCCAGCCGGCGGTGGCGGAGGCGGCCCTGGCCGCGGGAGCCAGCTGGATCAACGACGTGCGCGGCGCCAACCCCGACCGCCGCGATCCGGCCATGGCACGCCTGGTGGCGGCCTCCGGCTGCCCCTACGTGCTGATGCACAGCCGAGGCGACAGCGCCGGCATGGATGCCCGCGCCGTGTATGGCGATGTGGTGGAGGAGGTGCGCGGGGAGTTGCTGCAGGCCACCGAGGCCGCCGCGGCGGCCGGAGTGGCCGCCGAGCGGATCGTGTGGGATCCGGGCCTCGGCTTCGCCAAGACCACCGAGCAGAACCTGGCGCTGCTGCGCCACCTGGACCGTCTGGGCGCCGAGGGCTTCCCGCTGCTGGTGGGCCCGTCGCGCAAGCGCTTCATCGGAGCGGTGCTGGATCAGCCCCGGCCGCGGGCGCGGATCTGGGGAACGGCGGCGGTGTGCGCCCATGCCATCGGCCAGGGGGCTGCCGTGCTGCGGGTGCACGATGTGGCTCCGATCAGCCAGATCGCCCGCATGCTGGCGGCCATCGGCTCAGACCCTCAGGAGATCGCGTAG
- the tpiA gene encoding triose-phosphate isomerase, producing the protein MAKAVIAGNWKMHMTCAEARAYAAAFRPLIAALPSDRQVLIAPPFTAIPTLSRHLEGTGVAIAAQNVHWDEQGAYTGMVSAPMLVEHGVTHAIVGHSEPRKYFSESDEQINLRARTAQKHGLIPILCVGESLDQRETGETERVIFRQIEQGLESVDPTRLIVAYEPIWAIGTGKTCAATEANRICGLIRGWVGHNDVTVQYGGSVNPATIDELMTQSDIDGVLVGGASLDPDSFARIANFRVSAAV; encoded by the coding sequence TTGGCCAAGGCCGTCATCGCAGGCAACTGGAAGATGCACATGACCTGCGCCGAAGCGCGGGCCTATGCCGCCGCCTTCCGCCCCCTGATCGCCGCCCTGCCGTCTGACCGGCAGGTGCTGATCGCCCCGCCCTTCACCGCCATCCCCACCCTCAGCCGCCACCTGGAGGGCACGGGCGTGGCCATCGCCGCCCAGAACGTGCACTGGGATGAACAGGGGGCCTACACCGGCATGGTGTCGGCACCGATGCTGGTGGAGCACGGCGTGACCCACGCGATCGTGGGCCACAGCGAGCCGCGCAAGTACTTCAGCGAGTCCGACGAGCAGATCAACCTGCGGGCCCGCACCGCCCAGAAGCATGGCCTGATCCCGATCCTCTGCGTGGGGGAGAGCCTCGATCAGCGCGAGACCGGCGAGACCGAGCGCGTGATCTTCCGCCAGATCGAGCAGGGGCTGGAATCGGTGGATCCCACCCGGCTGATCGTGGCCTACGAGCCGATCTGGGCCATCGGCACCGGCAAGACCTGCGCCGCCACCGAAGCCAACCGCATCTGCGGCCTGATCCGCGGCTGGGTGGGCCACAACGACGTGACGGTGCAGTACGGCGGGTCGGTGAATCCCGCCACCATCGATGAGCTGATGACCCAGAGCGACATCGACGGCGTGCTGGTGGGCGGCGCTTCCCTCGATCCCGACAGCTTCGCCCGCATCGCCAACTTCCGGGTGTCGGCGGCGGTGTGA